In Calderihabitans maritimus, one DNA window encodes the following:
- a CDS encoding DUF503 domain-containing protein: MVVGLCIMRLHLAEANSLKDKRRVLRSLIDRVRSKFNVSIAEIGEQERWHLASVGIAVVSNETSHVHQMLSRLISFVENDAETELLEVHTEIL, translated from the coding sequence ATGGTAGTTGGTCTGTGTATTATGCGTCTACACCTGGCAGAAGCTAATTCTTTGAAGGATAAACGGCGAGTTTTGCGCAGCCTTATAGACCGGGTAAGGTCCAAATTCAACGTATCCATAGCGGAGATAGGTGAACAGGAGCGATGGCATCTGGCCTCGGTCGGTATAGCCGTGGTCAGCAACGAGACAAGTCATGTTCACCAGATGTTGAGCCGGTTGATTTCTTTTGTGGAGAACGATGCAGAAACAGAGCTTTTAGAAGTTCATACCGAGATTCTTTGA
- a CDS encoding aconitate hydratase, whose protein sequence is MGRNLVHKILENHLVAGELEPGKEIAIKIDQTLTQDATGTMAYLQFEAMGVPRVRTKLSVSYVDHNTLQTGFENADDHLFLQTIASKYGIYFSRPGNGICHQVHLERFGVPGQTLLGSDSHTPTAGGLGMLAIGAGGLDVAVAMAGGAFYLPMPRVVNVRLKGRLQPWVSAKDVILELLRRLTVKGGVGKIMEYSGEGVATLSVPERATIANMGAELGATTSIFPSDEVTREFLRAQGREEVWVELKADPDAEYDEVIEIDLSTLEPMVAQPHSPDAVAKVKDVGKIPVNQVAIGSCTNSSYTDLMRVASILRGKVVHPNVSLVISPGSRQVFTMLAQNGALADLIAAGARILEATCGPCIGMGQSPPSGGVSVRTFNRNFPGRSGTPDAKVYLASPEVAAATALTGVLTDPRELGEPIEIEMPKKFFIDDRMILPPAENPEKVEIRRGPNIKPLPINQPLSQSISGPVLIKVGDNITTDHIMPAGAKILPLRSNIPAISQYVFSGIDPEFASRAKAAGSGIIVGGHNYGQGSSREHAALAPMYLGIKAVLAKSFARIHKANLINFGIIPLTFMNEEDYENIRQEDKLEIPDVAEQLTKGRELLVKNLTQGTTFRVLHDLSPRQIEIIQAGGLLNYTRNKAGES, encoded by the coding sequence GTGGGCAGGAATCTGGTGCATAAAATCCTGGAAAACCATCTTGTCGCGGGAGAACTGGAACCGGGCAAGGAAATTGCTATCAAAATTGACCAAACCCTCACTCAAGACGCCACTGGAACTATGGCTTATCTCCAGTTTGAAGCTATGGGAGTTCCCCGGGTTAGGACTAAGCTTTCCGTCAGCTACGTTGACCATAATACCCTGCAGACGGGATTTGAAAATGCCGACGACCACCTGTTTCTCCAAACCATAGCCAGCAAATATGGTATTTACTTCTCCCGACCGGGCAACGGCATCTGCCACCAGGTACATCTGGAGCGCTTTGGGGTACCCGGCCAAACCCTGTTAGGCTCTGACAGTCATACTCCCACAGCGGGCGGCCTGGGGATGCTGGCCATCGGTGCAGGCGGTTTAGACGTAGCCGTAGCTATGGCCGGAGGCGCTTTTTATCTCCCCATGCCCCGGGTGGTTAACGTCCGGTTAAAAGGCAGACTGCAGCCCTGGGTCAGTGCTAAAGACGTTATCCTGGAACTCCTGCGGCGTCTCACGGTAAAAGGTGGGGTAGGCAAAATCATGGAGTACAGCGGAGAAGGCGTGGCCACCCTATCGGTACCGGAACGGGCTACTATTGCCAACATGGGAGCCGAACTGGGAGCCACTACTTCCATCTTCCCCAGCGATGAAGTAACCCGCGAATTCTTACGGGCTCAGGGAAGAGAAGAAGTCTGGGTGGAACTCAAAGCCGATCCCGATGCTGAATACGACGAGGTTATCGAAATAGATCTTTCCACCTTAGAGCCCATGGTGGCCCAGCCCCATTCCCCCGATGCGGTAGCCAAAGTTAAAGATGTGGGGAAGATCCCGGTTAACCAGGTGGCCATTGGCAGCTGTACCAACTCCTCTTACACCGATTTGATGCGGGTAGCCTCTATCCTGCGGGGCAAGGTAGTTCATCCTAACGTGAGTTTGGTCATCTCTCCCGGTTCGCGCCAGGTATTTACTATGCTGGCGCAAAACGGCGCCCTGGCAGATTTAATTGCCGCCGGAGCCAGGATTCTAGAAGCTACCTGCGGACCATGTATCGGTATGGGGCAGTCCCCACCTTCCGGTGGAGTTTCCGTACGGACCTTCAACCGCAACTTCCCGGGCCGCAGCGGAACCCCCGATGCCAAGGTTTACCTGGCCAGTCCGGAAGTTGCCGCCGCAACGGCCCTAACCGGCGTGCTGACTGATCCCCGGGAGTTGGGAGAACCTATTGAAATAGAAATGCCTAAAAAATTCTTTATAGACGACCGGATGATTTTACCCCCGGCAGAAAATCCCGAAAAGGTGGAAATTCGCCGCGGGCCGAACATTAAACCGCTGCCTATCAATCAACCTTTATCGCAAAGTATTTCCGGTCCGGTCTTGATCAAGGTGGGAGATAACATTACTACCGACCACATTATGCCGGCAGGAGCAAAAATCCTGCCCCTGCGCTCGAACATTCCGGCCATCTCTCAGTACGTCTTCTCCGGTATCGACCCTGAATTTGCTTCCCGGGCCAAAGCTGCTGGCAGCGGAATAATTGTGGGCGGACATAACTACGGCCAGGGATCCAGCCGGGAACACGCCGCCCTGGCACCCATGTATCTCGGCATCAAAGCAGTTCTGGCCAAATCCTTCGCCCGGATTCACAAGGCCAATCTAATTAATTTCGGAATTATACCCTTAACCTTTATGAACGAAGAGGACTATGAAAACATCCGGCAAGAAGACAAACTGGAAATACCCGATGTAGCCGAGCAATTAACTAAAGGCCGGGAACTGCTGGTGAAGAACCTGACCCAAGGTACTACGTTCAGAGTCCTCCATGACCTCTCACCCCGACAGATAGAAATTATCCAGGCCGGGGGATTGCTTAACTATACTAGAAATAAAGCCGGAGAATCTTAA
- a CDS encoding Lon protease family protein, with protein sequence MGTWKEVPVEKLSAYCDPAQFKFQTTEEVTPLEGMVGQERAVRAMEFGLKMKKHGYNIFMTGLTGTGKTSYALSLIQQMAKKERVPEDWCYVHNFEKPDQPVAIDLPAGMGKVFAEDMDRLVEELQVQIPKAFGGEEYDKQKAAIIKEYQGQKANLLEELSKAAEERGFVLKSTSAGYVSIPLIDGKEISQEEYNNLDEETRADIDRRSEEIQLKMLETMRKIQAVEREAKEKIKELEQNTGLFAVGHLIDELKEKYGNYPKVLSYLEAVQKDILLNLDHFRAGEEEKDSFPWLRKISKETFLTRYKVNLLVDNSEQQGAPVVMETNPTYYNLMGSIEYENEWGAAVTDFTKIKAGALHRANGGYLILQAKDVLANLMAWEALKRVLKTKEIRVENLGSQIGLVAMATLKPEPIPIQVKVVLVGHPVLYHLLYSYDEDFRKFFKIKADFDTEMPRTEENLQKMAEFVSSLCRREGLKPFDRSGVAAVVEYSCRLAEHQEKLSTRFNEIAEIIFEADAWAGLQQAEVVSRQHVKRAIKEKIYRSNKYEEKLHEMLREGQLMVDATGAVVGQVNGLSVLDLGDYSFGKPTRITATTFLGKEGVINIERETEMSGNIHDKGVMILSGYLGAKYAQEIPLTLSASLCFEQSYQEIEGDSASSAELYALLSSLAELPVKQGIAVTGSVNQKGEIQPVGGVTAKIEGFFALCKIKGLTGEQGVIIPYQNIPNLVLSDEVIEAVRQGKFHIYPVRTVDEGIAILTGVPAGEKDENGNYPPGTVNYLVQQKLQHYADIMLKMAAEVEEPSPVKNSEPK encoded by the coding sequence AAGAAGTAACGCCTTTGGAAGGAATGGTAGGCCAGGAGCGGGCCGTTCGGGCCATGGAATTTGGACTTAAGATGAAAAAACACGGTTACAACATATTTATGACCGGTCTTACAGGTACCGGCAAGACCAGCTATGCCTTGTCCTTAATTCAGCAAATGGCCAAAAAGGAAAGGGTACCGGAAGATTGGTGCTATGTACATAACTTTGAGAAACCCGACCAGCCGGTGGCCATAGACTTGCCGGCTGGGATGGGGAAGGTATTTGCCGAAGACATGGACCGTTTGGTGGAAGAACTGCAGGTACAGATCCCTAAAGCTTTTGGGGGAGAAGAATATGACAAACAGAAGGCTGCGATTATTAAAGAATACCAGGGACAAAAGGCCAATTTGCTGGAGGAACTGAGTAAGGCTGCCGAGGAGAGAGGATTTGTTTTGAAAAGTACTTCGGCCGGGTACGTAAGTATTCCTTTGATAGACGGCAAGGAGATCAGTCAGGAGGAATACAATAATCTTGATGAGGAGACCCGAGCAGACATTGACCGGCGTTCAGAAGAGATACAGTTGAAGATGCTGGAGACTATGCGCAAGATACAGGCGGTTGAGCGCGAGGCTAAGGAAAAGATTAAGGAATTGGAACAGAACACCGGTCTGTTTGCCGTAGGTCACCTCATAGACGAACTGAAGGAAAAGTACGGCAATTATCCCAAAGTACTATCTTATCTGGAAGCAGTGCAAAAGGACATCCTGCTTAATTTAGACCATTTCCGAGCGGGAGAAGAAGAAAAAGATTCGTTTCCCTGGTTGAGAAAAATCAGTAAAGAAACTTTCCTGACCAGGTATAAAGTTAATCTTTTGGTGGATAACAGCGAACAGCAGGGCGCTCCGGTGGTTATGGAGACCAATCCTACTTATTATAACTTAATGGGAAGCATTGAATACGAAAACGAGTGGGGAGCGGCGGTAACCGACTTTACTAAAATAAAGGCCGGGGCCCTTCACCGGGCCAACGGCGGTTATCTGATTCTGCAGGCGAAAGATGTTTTGGCCAACTTAATGGCCTGGGAAGCCCTCAAAAGAGTTCTCAAAACTAAAGAGATCCGGGTAGAAAACCTGGGAAGCCAGATAGGCTTGGTGGCTATGGCTACCTTAAAGCCGGAACCTATTCCCATCCAGGTGAAAGTAGTCCTGGTGGGACACCCGGTCTTGTACCATCTTCTTTACAGCTATGATGAAGATTTCCGCAAGTTTTTTAAAATTAAGGCTGATTTTGACACGGAAATGCCCAGAACAGAGGAAAATCTTCAGAAGATGGCCGAATTTGTAAGCTCTCTCTGCCGGCGCGAAGGACTAAAACCTTTCGACCGTTCTGGTGTAGCAGCGGTAGTGGAATACAGTTGCCGATTGGCTGAGCACCAGGAAAAATTAAGTACGCGCTTTAATGAGATTGCCGAAATTATTTTTGAAGCCGATGCCTGGGCGGGGCTGCAGCAGGCGGAAGTTGTATCGCGGCAACACGTGAAAAGAGCCATTAAAGAAAAGATTTACCGCTCCAATAAGTACGAAGAAAAGCTCCACGAGATGCTGCGCGAAGGCCAGCTTATGGTTGATGCCACAGGTGCTGTCGTAGGGCAGGTTAACGGGCTGTCGGTGCTGGACCTTGGTGATTATTCCTTTGGAAAACCAACCCGTATTACTGCTACCACCTTCCTGGGTAAGGAGGGAGTCATCAACATAGAACGAGAAACGGAAATGAGCGGCAACATCCATGACAAAGGGGTAATGATTCTAAGCGGTTACCTGGGGGCGAAATACGCGCAGGAGATTCCCCTGACTCTTTCTGCCAGTTTATGCTTTGAGCAGTCGTACCAGGAAATAGAAGGCGACAGTGCCTCCAGTGCGGAGCTTTACGCCCTTTTATCCAGTTTGGCTGAACTGCCGGTTAAGCAGGGAATTGCGGTTACCGGTTCCGTTAACCAGAAAGGGGAAATCCAGCCGGTAGGAGGAGTTACCGCTAAAATCGAAGGATTTTTTGCCCTCTGCAAGATCAAGGGTCTAACCGGAGAGCAGGGGGTAATTATACCTTACCAGAACATTCCCAACCTGGTACTGTCAGACGAAGTCATAGAAGCGGTCCGGCAGGGCAAATTTCATATATATCCGGTTCGTACCGTTGATGAAGGAATAGCGATTTTAACCGGGGTGCCGGCAGGAGAAAAAGATGAGAACGGCAACTACCCACCGGGTACAGTGAACTATCTGGTACAGCAAAAACTGCAACATTACGCCGATATCATGCTTAAAATGGCGGCAGAGGTCGAAGAGCCCTCTCCAGTTAAAAATTCTGAACCAAAGTGA
- a CDS encoding helix-turn-helix domain-containing protein, whose amino-acid sequence MKELGQILRKQRCNQGIHLEEVERSTKIWLKYLKAMEEGDFEAIPGEFYLRGFLRSYADYIGLDGNAVVQYYQQLKEEKNASGTERRKTTGRKRSFARQIFGSLYKVINSIM is encoded by the coding sequence TTGAAGGAACTGGGGCAAATCCTGCGTAAGCAGAGGTGCAATCAGGGGATACATCTTGAAGAAGTCGAGCGTTCCACTAAAATATGGCTGAAGTACCTGAAGGCTATGGAAGAGGGGGATTTTGAAGCCATTCCCGGCGAATTTTATCTGCGGGGTTTTCTGCGTAGCTATGCCGACTACATCGGTTTGGATGGAAACGCGGTGGTTCAGTACTACCAGCAACTCAAGGAAGAAAAGAATGCTTCCGGTACGGAACGGAGAAAAACTACCGGGAGAAAAAGGAGTTTTGCCCGCCAGATTTTTGGTTCCCTCTATAAAGTAATTAATTCCATCATGTAA